The following are from one region of the Lytechinus pictus isolate F3 Inbred chromosome 4, Lp3.0, whole genome shotgun sequence genome:
- the LOC129259386 gene encoding nuclear receptor subfamily 2 group E member 1-like produces MALYLKETAAAAAAAAAGDLPPPHLTNGYLPGPAFFHPFLSVEPYPSIIVSPADYPSFSPQAIPCYPTPKYLHHGHEPVTLMPSVGSPVPHESVSPMPPVGSVEAICETAARLLFMSIKWVKNVPAFISLPYSDQLTLLEEGWRELFILGAAQWQMTIDGPGLMASAGMKPDTTPAEKLAAISSELPLLQELIAKFRQLNVDATEYACLKGIVIFKTDVSGVKEGSAVVKLQDQSQLALRKYITVRHPSQPYRFGKLLLLLPSVRAIRPTTLEQIFFRKAVGSTPFHTLLTDLYKNENF; encoded by the exons ATGGCGCTATATCTAAAAGAAACGGCAGCAGCTGCAGCAGCAGCGGCAGCCGGTGATCTACCTCCGCCGCATCTCACCAATGGTTATCTGCCAGGGCCTGCTTTCTTTCACCCGTTTCTCAGCGTTGAGCCCTACCCGAGTATCATCGTCAGCCCCGCCGATTACCCGAGCTTTTCACCTCAAGCCATACCGTGCTATCCAACTCCAAAG TACCTTCATCATGGCCATGAACCGGTCACACTGATGCCCTCTGTCGGTTCACCGGTCCCTCATGAATCCGTCTCGCCGATGCCACCCGTAGGTTCGGTCGAAGCGATCTGTGAGACCGCCGCTCGCCTTCTCTTCATGAGCATCAAATGGGTTAAAAACGTTCCCGCCTTTATCAGTTTACCGTACTCAGATCAG CTCACGTTACTTGAAGAGGGTTGGAGAGAGTTGTTCATCTTGGGAGCAGCGCAATGGCAGATGACAATAGACGGGCCAGGTCTGATGGCTTCAGcag GTATGAAACCCGACACAACACCAGCTGAGAAGTTAGCGGCAATCTCTAGCGAGTTACCGTTGTTACAAGAATTGATCGCCAAGTTCAGACAACTCAACGTTGATGCCACAGAATATGCTTGCTTAAAAGGCATCGTCATCTTTAAAACAG ATGTCAGCGGTGTGAAAGAAGGCTCAGCAGTCGTCAAACTCCAGGACCAATCACAGTTGGCGCTCCGAAAGTACATCACCGTCCGCCATCCCTCCCAACCCTATCGATTCGGCAAGCTCCTTCTTCTGCTTCCTAGCGTCAGGGCGATAAGGCCAACCACGCTGGAGCAGATCTTCTTCCGAAAAGCCGTGGGATCGACGCCCTTCCATACGCTCCTGACAGATCTGTACAAGAATGAAAACTTCTAG
- the LOC135153827 gene encoding uncharacterized protein LOC135153827 has protein sequence MNVWEGNTPLHIAAGLGKVKIAKLLLESQCEVKLRNKNNQTPLDLARQNDHRDVAFLIGANRMNKGKLSFFSRNKKKESNKLDGFGNSSHHHHSDSSPNDKHKRKHSDERRDDDDMDGGQGGARIRGRREMEPTDRHSSGSSKGKSKKKRDKNQGQNLFVREEMKKHLKLEKKLQEQIQLGREMANPPHGEQGNPHFRTQLFKDKTGKILHVPMPVHCNCTPYIKKLENQVEASKERLLHEIDMSKARFESRMNNIEKRMTHQAQCMDQLCKERIAAERADCIHRIDQRAVEERKAWSEEHDARTDTLRRELRHWFESRIQPLHEQLSRTMDDAALESVSSAARRSRPRAGFYRLNGREVLTHRKRSKSVGNVSDCDLEEEDDDSDEESEDESEDEEEEHVTMKSRAEEHHVSSRQPSEQSPHRYKKAETAKGKDYAKSGAIPKSSRSGSFRQAVSDEDHASGSSSNSGTPLSMVDGTYRPPLIAAHERSPNTDSHHSLPSDFVFPSQETDDTESSESSESDTTSQQSLETVSYKPKSISGSTDVSSSTRDSGLHTLKGSSVSSDRRSHGPRRADLIAYQALTVNARPPPPLRAQVRPHLPVSTQPPPTELRTQANYTPPFSPPVSPTSTASQPLSTSTLASSSSDGHRVGTPSTEQPSSDNPSPTDSGKAQSTSSGISSGEASSHLHPSPIKYNVINPNSGQSYQGTYNPRSSTLTQRPDLFKIVKSEPIKSSHNDPPPPYRSTNGDSSDNRYRVSQPYLKNSNNVTNGQSSNQNRLHDVPVKSGPSPSVSNPNSIPRGRTSSHLDQKRIGSGSDSSTSVRTHSSGYSAAPSKSAASRLGVTPSLSAVRGMSSHTNATSSKDQNRMHPQSRSHAPHQSLPPGYSVMQGRSGSNGAMFAITRSNQSHAGTTNYPEVPANKNNNAAPNSFSTSLNPNSYSYASNTARAFTNHATSGNIRNDASSVNNSTFGAPNDNFYCTSGTKDKTSGTYGASSHSNRASSENHVGYGQFSVKHRNPGGGTVNGAGATKPNIDNRTSGTISNPSSVPSMSTERGSGVPFDSNGASNGACLFSTVENFNRTAAPEQKLKYTREIIL, from the exons atgaatgtatgg GAGGGGAACACACCTCTTCACATTGCTGCTGGGCTTGGGAAGGTGAAGATTGCTAAACTTCTATTGGAATCACAGTGCGAAGTCAAGCTACGCAACAAG AACAACCAGACTCCGTTGGATCTTGCACGGCAGAATGATCATCGTGATGTGGCTTTTCTCATTGGTGCAAATAGA atgAATAAAGGAAAGCTCTCGTTTTTCTCTCGGAACAAGAAGAAGGAAAGCAACAAGCTGGACGGATTTGGAAATTCATCCCATCATCACCATAGCGATAGCTCACCTAATGATAAGCATAAACGCAAACACAGTGATGAAAGG agagatgatgatgatatggacGGTGGTCAGGGTGGTGCTAGGATACGAGGGAGGAGAGAGATGGAACCTACAGACAGACACTCATCGGGGAGCAGTAAGGGAAAATCCAAGAAGAAGAGGGACAAG AACCAAGGTCAGAACCTCTTTGTGCGGGAGGAGATGAAGAAGCATTTGAAATTGGAGAAGAAACTCCAAGAACAAATCCAACTTGGTCGGGAAATGGCGAATCCCCCACATGGAGAGCAGGGGAATCCCCATTTTAGGACTCAACTCTTCAAGGACAAAACTGGAAAGATATTGCAT GTTCCAATGCCGGTTCACTGCAACTGTACGCCGTACATCAAGAAACTTGAGAATCAGGTGGAAGCAAGTAAAGAGAGGCTCCTGCATGAAATAGACATGTCTAAAGCTCGCTTTGAGAGCAGAATGAACAACATTGAGAAGCGCATGACACACCAGGCTCAGTGCATGGACCAACTGTGCAAGGAACGCATCGCAGCCGAAAGAGCGGACTGTATTCATAGGATTGATCAAAGGGCCGTTGAGGAGAGGAAGGCGTGGTCGGAGGAGCACGATGCTCGGACGGATACCCTGAGGAGAGAACTCAGACACTGGTTCGAATCAAGGATTCAGCCACTCCATGAACAGTTGAGCAGGACCATGGATGATGCTGCCTTAGAGAGTGTATCTTCCGCCGCTAGGAGAAGTCGTCCAAGGGCAGGGTTCTACAGGTTGAACGGTCGCGAGGTGCTAACGCATCGGAAGAGATCGAAATCGGTCGGGAATGTCAGTGATTGTGATTTAGAAGAGGaagatgatgacagtgatgaagaAAGCGAAGATGAAAGtgaagatgaggaggaggagcatGTTACGATGAAAAGCCGTGCCGAGGAACATCATGTATCGTCGAGGCAACCGAGCGAACAGTCCCCTCACCGTTACAAGAAGGCGGAGACAGCGAAAGGTAAGGACTATGCCAAGTCTGGTGCCATTCCAAAGTCATCCAGAAGTGGCAGCTTCAGGCAAGCAGTTAGCGATGAAGACCATGCCAGTGGAAGCAGTAGCAATAGTGGTACTCCTCTCAGTATGGTCGATGGAACCTACCGACCTCCTCTCATTGCTGCCCATGAACGTTCCCCTAACACAGACTCTCACCACTCACTTCCATCTGATTTTGTCTTTCCATCTCAAGAAACGGACGATACTGAATCATCAGAATCGTCAGAATCTGATACCACATCTCAACAATCCCTCGAGACGGTGTCGTACAAACCAAAATCAATTAGTGGTTCTACGGATGTTTCATCATCCACCAGAGACTCTGGTCTCCATACCTTGAAGGGGTCCAGTGTGTCTTCAGATCGAAGGTCACATGGTCCCAGAAGGGCAGACTTGATCGCCTACCAAGCCCTCACTGTCAATGCTAGACCTCCGCCTCCATTACGCGCTCAAGTCCGACCCCATCTTCCAGTGAGTACTCAACCACCACCAACAGAGTTACGCACGCAAGCAAACTACACGCCTCCTTTCAGCCCGCCTGTCTCGCCAACTTCTACTGCATCTCAGCCACTTTCAACATCGACCCTCGCATCGTCATCATCAGATGGTCATAGAGTTGGAACTCCAAGTACAGAACAACCTTCAAGTGATAACCCATCACCGACCGACTCTGGGAAGGCTCAGAGCACTTCCTCAGGTATTTCGTCCGGAGAGGCGTCATCACACCTACACCCCTCCCCAATCAAGTACAACGTCATTAACCCCAACAGTGGACAGTCTTACCAGGGGACATACAATCCTCGATCCTCAACATTGACTCAGCGTCCTGATCTCTTTAAGATCGTCAAATCTGAGCCTATAAAATCATCTCACAATGATCCACCACCTCCTTATAGAAGTACCAACGGTGATTCCTCTGATAATAGGTATAGGGTTTCCCAACCATACcttaaaaattcaaacaatgtAACCAATGGACAGTCTTCGAATCAGAATAGGTTGCATGACGTTCCTGTAAAAAGTGGACCTTCCCCATCTGTGAGCAATCCAAACTCTATACCTCGTGGTAGGACCAGTTCACATTTAGATCAGAAGAGAATTGGTAGTGGAAGCGATTCAAGTACCAGTGTTAGGACACACAGTTCGGGTTACTCGGCTGCACCTTCCAAGTCGGCTGCCAGTCGTCTTGGTGTAACCCCGTCTCTGAGTGCTGTCCGTGGGATGTCAAGTCACACTAATGCTACCTCTTCAAAGGATCAGAATCGGATGCACCCTCAGTCAAGAAGTCACGCCCCCCACCAGTCTCTTCCACCGGGTTATTCTGTGATGCAAGGAAGGAGCGGGAGCAACGGTGCCATGTTTGCCATCACTCGAAGCAACCAGTCACACGCCGGTACCACAAACTACCCAGAGGTTCcagcaaacaaaaacaataacgCGGCACCTAATTCTTTTTCCACATCTCTGAATCCAAACTCATATTCATATGCGTCAAACACCGCAAGAGCGTTCACCAACCATGCAACTTCAGGTAATATCCGCAACGATGCCAGCTCAGTAAACAACAGTACCTTTGGTGCGCCAAACGATAATTTCTATTGTACTAGTGGTACCAAGGACAAAACAAGTGGTACCTATGGTGCTTCTTCACATTCCAATAGGGcaagcagtgaaaaccatgtggGTTATGGTCAATTCAGTGTAAAACACAGAAACCCCGGCGGTGGTACCGTGAATGGTGCCGGTGCCACCAAACCCAACATTGATAATAGAACTAGTGGTACCATCAGCAACCCTTCCAGTGTACCTTCCATGAGTACCGAGAGAGGGAGTGGTGTACCTTTCGATAGTAATGGTGCCAGCAACGGTGCATGTCTCTTCAGTACTGTGGAGAATTTTAATAGGACTGCTGCCCCGGAACAGAAATTGAAATACACGAGGGAGATTATTCTATGA